A window from Parafrankia irregularis encodes these proteins:
- a CDS encoding DUF4407 domain-containing protein, translated as MTESPPGGAMPPGGDDDLPPPKWPTRALLWCAGADPAALVTPELRTRYAGYGLMLLMVGAVAAAVCLAFLSTVLAFHLWLLPVSLGWGTFVFLLDRMIVSEVKRTGGGFSALWRRIVRYGLRLAIALGMAYLVAEAMLMLVFAPEIKRELVSVVELHLDEARVHKRDLEVEKIDKEITALNRPVADAKKRMEDAFQTWKDQNDKLTTADHNTPPGDKAAADWAVYDAAKDVYEPLNGSLVAAQTRKAEALKPENLPTLTQAEADAIRDDRGFTAREVALRRVLAAHPEVRQWPWVLRGVLLGADLLPLLTKLVTRRSTYDEIVERREARASWRDVEEDKERRYRDGLTRDLRHAWARVSVAMGRDRLALWLRGDSPEFSSRWIRSNGSNGSNGSNHPGGNGSNPSAGASSFGSGHSASNGQKANAGGGTPPPPPPPQ; from the coding sequence GTGACTGAATCACCGCCTGGCGGTGCGATGCCGCCAGGCGGCGACGATGACCTGCCACCGCCGAAATGGCCGACGCGGGCACTGCTCTGGTGCGCGGGCGCAGATCCGGCAGCGCTCGTCACGCCGGAGTTGCGCACGCGCTACGCGGGTTACGGCCTGATGCTGCTCATGGTCGGAGCCGTCGCCGCGGCCGTCTGCCTCGCCTTCCTGTCAACGGTGCTCGCGTTCCACCTGTGGCTGTTACCCGTGAGCCTCGGCTGGGGCACGTTCGTCTTCCTGCTCGACCGGATGATCGTCTCCGAGGTGAAGCGGACCGGTGGCGGATTCTCGGCCCTGTGGAGGCGGATTGTCCGCTATGGCCTTCGGCTGGCCATCGCCCTCGGCATGGCCTACCTGGTCGCGGAAGCGATGCTCATGCTGGTCTTCGCCCCGGAGATCAAACGTGAGCTGGTGTCGGTCGTCGAGCTGCACCTGGACGAAGCGCGCGTGCACAAGCGCGACCTCGAGGTCGAGAAGATCGACAAAGAGATCACGGCGCTCAATCGGCCGGTCGCGGACGCCAAGAAGCGCATGGAAGACGCCTTCCAGACCTGGAAAGACCAGAACGACAAGCTCACCACCGCCGACCACAACACCCCTCCCGGTGACAAGGCAGCCGCGGACTGGGCGGTCTACGACGCGGCGAAAGACGTCTACGAGCCGCTCAACGGCAGCCTGGTGGCAGCACAGACCCGCAAGGCCGAGGCCCTGAAGCCGGAGAACCTGCCGACGCTCACCCAGGCCGAAGCGGACGCGATCCGCGACGACCGTGGCTTCACTGCCCGGGAGGTCGCGCTCAGGCGGGTGCTGGCCGCGCATCCCGAGGTCCGGCAGTGGCCGTGGGTGCTGCGCGGGGTGCTGCTTGGCGCGGACCTGCTGCCGCTGCTCACGAAGCTGGTCACACGCCGATCCACCTACGACGAGATCGTCGAGCGTCGTGAGGCGCGGGCCAGCTGGCGCGACGTCGAAGAGGACAAGGAACGCCGCTACCGCGACGGCCTGACTCGTGACCTGCGCCATGCGTGGGCCCGGGTCTCGGTGGCGATGGGCCGCGACCGGCTCGCGCTCTGGCTGCGCGGCGATTCCCCTGAGTTCTCGTCCCGGTGGATCCGGTCGAACGGCTCCAACGGCTCCAACGGATCCAACCATCCGGGCGGAAACGGTTCGAACCCGTCTGCGGGCGCTTCGTCGTTCGGCTCCGGTCACTCGGCGTCGAACGGCCAGAAGGCGAACGCCGGCGGCGGCACGCCACCGCCACCGCCACCGCCGCAATGA
- a CDS encoding helix-turn-helix transcriptional regulator, with amino-acid sequence MLISVSQPDLEWSTPLGGELRARREAAGLSLQGLAVRSGYSRSYLSRVETSRRAATPAVTRTYTELVPAGPAPTPRHASQSPPGRAAGPELGVTWFGSEVRRLRMATGKSLTALGSEVYLSRSHLSKIEQGDRRASYPLARSLDTALAAQGRLTRLYLEECARTVPVAPDTDILTRSGRDRVEAGDPDPAERAAAAAERLETLRTRSHQVGPYSVLHDLGAGVIDLHAAAGDGRGAASPVWAVLLRYAELLGWTAQETGHDATALRWTRTVADWARALGDADALGYALIRQSQVARRRGDAEAAVGLARRAGALPGISPRVMLFATQREAQACALARDDAAFHQALDRYYALVDMPSLDAPALDPATRWGPAPDPLFERSQLFEATCLVDLADFRTAAALFDRGMATLGPLRSGYARLAVRQAIAYAHLGEPDHASDVMHGALPTLARQGSASLRGDLRLLIRALNRHRRCSAVVALLPDLTSVARSAGGVAPSIHRPSGTPTLKEK; translated from the coding sequence ATGCTCATTTCTGTGAGCCAACCGGATCTTGAATGGTCCACCCCGCTGGGCGGCGAGCTGCGCGCGCGGCGGGAGGCTGCCGGCCTGAGCCTGCAGGGCCTCGCCGTGCGCAGTGGTTACAGCCGGTCGTACCTGAGTCGCGTCGAGACCAGCAGACGGGCGGCGACGCCCGCTGTCACCCGGACCTACACCGAGCTGGTCCCGGCCGGTCCGGCCCCGACGCCGCGGCACGCCTCGCAGTCACCCCCGGGGCGTGCGGCCGGCCCGGAACTCGGTGTCACCTGGTTCGGCTCCGAGGTGCGTCGCCTGCGCATGGCGACGGGCAAGTCCCTGACGGCCCTCGGATCCGAGGTCTACCTGTCGCGTTCCCATCTCAGCAAGATCGAGCAGGGCGACCGCCGTGCGAGCTATCCGCTCGCGCGCTCCCTCGACACGGCTCTTGCCGCCCAGGGCCGGCTGACGAGGCTCTACCTCGAGGAATGCGCGCGGACCGTCCCGGTCGCCCCGGACACGGACATTCTCACCCGCAGCGGACGGGACCGCGTAGAGGCTGGAGATCCGGACCCTGCCGAGCGCGCGGCAGCGGCGGCGGAGCGACTGGAGACCCTGCGGACACGCAGCCACCAGGTGGGTCCGTACTCCGTCCTGCACGACCTCGGCGCCGGCGTCATCGACCTGCACGCCGCTGCCGGAGACGGCCGGGGCGCGGCCAGCCCGGTGTGGGCGGTGCTGCTTCGCTACGCCGAACTGCTCGGCTGGACGGCTCAGGAGACCGGGCACGACGCGACGGCTCTGCGCTGGACGCGAACGGTCGCGGACTGGGCGCGCGCCCTGGGCGACGCCGACGCGCTCGGGTACGCCCTGATCCGGCAGTCACAGGTCGCTCGGCGACGCGGCGACGCGGAAGCGGCCGTCGGCCTCGCTCGACGGGCGGGCGCGCTGCCCGGGATCTCGCCACGCGTCATGCTGTTCGCCACGCAGCGCGAGGCGCAGGCCTGCGCGCTCGCTCGGGACGACGCCGCTTTCCACCAGGCTCTCGACCGTTACTACGCGCTGGTCGACATGCCTTCACTCGACGCGCCCGCCCTGGATCCGGCGACGCGGTGGGGACCCGCGCCGGATCCGTTGTTCGAGCGCTCCCAGCTGTTCGAGGCGACGTGCCTGGTGGACCTCGCCGACTTCCGCACGGCGGCGGCACTGTTCGACCGAGGCATGGCCACGCTCGGCCCGCTGCGCTCGGGTTACGCCCGCCTGGCAGTCCGGCAGGCCATCGCCTACGCGCATCTCGGCGAACCCGACCATGCCAGCGACGTCATGCACGGCGCCCTGCCGACGCTGGCCCGGCAGGGATCGGCATCGCTGCGCGGCGACCTCAGGCTGTTGATCCGCGCACTGAACCGGCACCGCCGTTGTTCTGCCGTGGTCGCCCTCCTGCCGGACCTGACGTCCGTGGCACGCTCCGCCGGCGGCGTGGCCCCGAGCATCCACAGGCCCTCCGGTACACCGACGCTGAAGGAGAAGTAG
- a CDS encoding TIR domain-containing protein, with product MAEQRYLIFISYRGSDQNWATEFVYARMTEAFGADTVFKAGNALRAGESYPPVLRRQAVACPVMLVCIGPGWLDAGTPDAGRRLDSPDDWVRLEITLSLHAGNHVVPLLIGNHDEVRIPTKDQIPEDLRDLIDRQAHRLTPGAGLDVTVPMLVERLVELVPELGERRTGAAARRDATTPTPAPAPAPAPAPAPGNATPVSLSSALDAAGRPDLW from the coding sequence ATGGCCGAGCAGAGATATTTGATCTTCATCAGCTATCGCGGTTCCGATCAGAACTGGGCTACCGAGTTCGTCTACGCACGGATGACCGAGGCGTTCGGCGCCGACACGGTGTTCAAGGCAGGGAACGCACTTCGCGCAGGCGAGAGCTATCCACCCGTCCTGCGGCGCCAGGCGGTGGCCTGTCCGGTGATGCTCGTCTGCATCGGGCCTGGTTGGCTCGATGCTGGCACGCCTGACGCCGGCCGGCGCCTGGACTCGCCGGACGACTGGGTGCGCCTGGAGATCACCCTCTCGCTCCACGCCGGGAACCACGTGGTGCCATTGCTGATCGGCAACCACGATGAGGTGCGAATCCCGACGAAGGACCAGATACCGGAAGACCTCAGAGATCTGATCGACCGCCAGGCCCACCGGCTCACGCCAGGAGCAGGTCTCGACGTCACCGTGCCGATGCTCGTCGAGCGGCTGGTTGAGCTCGTGCCGGAACTGGGCGAACGTCGTACCGGCGCCGCCGCGCGGCGAGATGCGACCACGCCGACACCCGCGCCCGCTCCCGCACCCGCGCCCGCGCCCGCGCCCGGAAACGCCACTCCCGTTTCGCTGAGTTCGGCGCTCGACGCCGCCGGTCGACCCGATCTCTGGTGA